A window of Sutcliffiella cohnii contains these coding sequences:
- the thiD gene encoding bifunctional hydroxymethylpyrimidine kinase/phosphomethylpyrimidine kinase, with amino-acid sequence MVKKALTIAGSDSGGGAGIQADLKTFQELNVYGMSAITAITAQNTLGVQGVYALPLEAVIEQMNSIEADLRPDALKTGMLFNSELIEAVANNIREFNWGNVVIDPVMIAKGGAKLLQQEAINSLRETLIPLATVITPNIPEAEVITELSLHTIEARKKAAKVLHKLGADYVVVKGGHGEEEELVDLLFDGQSFVELKSTRISTRHTHGTGCTFAAAITAELAKGKTVEQAVKVAKDFIHAAIKDELGIGSGHGPTNHWAYRNAAVHS; translated from the coding sequence GTGGTGAAAAAAGCGTTAACAATCGCTGGCTCTGATAGTGGTGGCGGAGCAGGTATCCAAGCGGATTTAAAAACTTTTCAAGAATTAAATGTTTACGGGATGTCGGCAATTACAGCAATAACAGCACAAAATACGTTAGGTGTACAAGGTGTTTATGCCCTTCCGCTTGAAGCCGTAATAGAGCAAATGAATTCTATTGAGGCTGATTTACGTCCGGATGCCCTTAAAACGGGAATGTTGTTTAATAGCGAGCTAATTGAAGCAGTGGCAAACAATATTAGGGAGTTTAATTGGGGCAACGTTGTAATCGATCCGGTCATGATTGCGAAAGGTGGAGCAAAGCTTTTACAACAAGAGGCAATCAATTCTTTACGTGAAACATTAATTCCTCTAGCAACTGTTATTACTCCAAATATCCCAGAAGCAGAAGTAATTACAGAGTTGTCCCTACACACAATCGAGGCTAGAAAAAAAGCAGCAAAAGTTCTTCATAAACTTGGTGCCGATTACGTTGTAGTGAAAGGTGGCCACGGCGAAGAAGAGGAACTAGTGGACTTATTATTTGATGGCCAAAGCTTTGTAGAGTTAAAGAGTACGAGAATTTCTACTCGTCATACTCATGGAACAGGTTGTACGTTTGCGGCCGCTATAACTGCTGAATTAGCTAAAGGAAAGACCGTTGAACAAGCAGTAAAAGTAGCAAAAGATTTTATCCATGCTGCAATAAAAGATGAATTAGGAATTGGCAGTGGACACGGTCCTACGAATCATTGGGCATATCGAAACGCGGCGGTGCACTCATGA
- a CDS encoding acyl-CoA thioesterase, which produces MMGKISTNVSRTVQTKLVLPPDTNHLGTIFGGVVLSYIDEIAAIAAMKHSNKVVVTASIDTVNFLSSAKVGDILTLEAVVISTGRTSMEVYVKVECHQFETGETKLTTTSLLTMVAIDSEGKPVPVPGVIPETEKEIQLLKEATIRREKRLLENKWSNEKI; this is translated from the coding sequence ATGATGGGAAAAATATCAACAAATGTATCTAGAACTGTACAAACGAAACTAGTTTTACCTCCAGATACGAATCATTTAGGAACAATTTTTGGAGGAGTTGTTTTATCGTATATTGATGAAATAGCTGCCATAGCAGCGATGAAACATAGTAACAAGGTGGTCGTAACAGCTTCGATTGATACAGTGAATTTTTTATCTTCAGCAAAAGTAGGAGATATATTAACGTTAGAAGCAGTGGTTATATCTACTGGAAGAACGTCAATGGAAGTGTATGTAAAAGTGGAGTGTCATCAGTTTGAAACAGGTGAAACAAAACTTACAACAACATCCCTTTTAACAATGGTTGCAATTGATAGCGAAGGTAAACCAGTCCCAGTTCCAGGCGTAATCCCTGAAACGGAAAAAGAAATCCAGTTACTGAAGGAAGCAACAATTAGAAGAGAAAAAAGGTTGTTAGAGAACAAGTGGTCAAATGAGAAAATATAG
- the tenI gene encoding thiazole tautomerase TenI codes for MKLHVITDGKKTNEELTNILRSIHPYVDRIHIREKEKTARELAQLLEQILKSGVPANKLIVNDRVDVAQAFSVRGVQLAFHSLDVQLVKQSFPRLEIGCSVHSIEEAAYAEKNGADFLLYGHIFTTSSKLGQQPRGIDNLKEMTEKSSVPIIGIGGITPKNLKQVASTGASGVAVMSGIMESKNPVLMAKRFQESHSSYVEGGEK; via the coding sequence ATGAAGCTACATGTTATTACAGATGGAAAGAAAACGAACGAAGAGTTAACAAACATTTTAAGAAGTATCCATCCATATGTAGACAGAATACATATTCGCGAAAAAGAAAAAACGGCAAGAGAGCTAGCACAATTACTGGAACAAATATTAAAAAGTGGAGTTCCTGCAAACAAATTAATCGTAAATGATCGAGTTGATGTTGCACAAGCATTTTCGGTGCGTGGTGTTCAGCTTGCGTTTCATAGTTTAGACGTACAGTTAGTAAAGCAATCTTTTCCTAGGTTAGAAATTGGATGCTCTGTCCATTCGATAGAAGAAGCAGCATATGCAGAAAAAAACGGTGCGGACTTTTTACTATACGGCCATATTTTTACTACATCCTCAAAACTTGGGCAGCAACCACGTGGGATAGATAATCTTAAAGAAATGACTGAGAAAAGTTCTGTTCCAATTATCGGTATTGGTGGAATTACACCAAAGAATTTAAAACAAGTAGCTTCCACCGGAGCCTCCGGTGTTGCAGTGATGAGTGGAATAATGGAGAGCAAAAACCCAGTATTGATGGCAAAAAGGTTTCAAGAAAGTCATAGCAGCTATGTGGAAGGAGGAGAGAAATGA
- a CDS encoding thiazole biosynthesis adenylyltransferase ThiF, which produces MERYSRQILFKPIGVNGQKQLTEQHVLIVGAGALGTGIAEALSRAGVGKMTIIDRDYVEWSNLQRQQLYGELDAEHKIPKAVAAKTRLLEINSSTEIEAIVGDATPDLLEPLIDGVSLLLDATDNFDIRFIINDLSQKYNIPWIYGACVGSYGISYTILPGETPCLQCLLKSVPLGGATCDTVGVISPAVQMVVAHQVAEALKILTGNQKSLRKKLVSFDLWENRYSSIDVNSMKDSSCLSCGESRSFPYLSYENQTKTAVLCGRDSVQIRPNTNQERNLEEIESVFADQGLKVDRNPFLLSVEIGSQRLVLFKDGRAIVHGTKDITEAKNIYYRYVG; this is translated from the coding sequence ATGGAACGCTATTCTAGACAGATACTATTTAAACCAATTGGGGTAAATGGACAAAAGCAATTAACGGAACAGCATGTCCTCATAGTGGGAGCAGGTGCACTCGGTACAGGTATTGCCGAGGCACTTTCTCGAGCTGGGGTCGGGAAAATGACGATTATCGATCGAGATTACGTAGAATGGAGTAATTTACAGCGCCAACAACTATACGGGGAATTAGATGCTGAACATAAAATTCCTAAAGCAGTTGCTGCTAAAACGAGACTACTAGAAATTAACTCATCTACTGAAATAGAAGCAATCGTCGGAGATGCTACACCAGATTTACTAGAACCGTTAATAGATGGTGTTTCTTTACTTTTAGATGCAACAGATAATTTTGATATTCGTTTTATTATTAATGACCTATCTCAAAAATATAATATACCTTGGATTTATGGTGCCTGTGTCGGTAGTTATGGGATTTCCTATACGATTCTTCCAGGAGAAACACCTTGTTTACAATGTTTATTAAAGTCCGTTCCGTTAGGTGGTGCTACTTGTGATACGGTGGGAGTTATTTCTCCAGCAGTACAAATGGTTGTTGCCCACCAAGTAGCGGAAGCGTTAAAAATATTAACTGGTAATCAAAAAAGTTTAAGGAAAAAGTTAGTTTCGTTCGACCTTTGGGAAAATCGCTATTCTTCCATCGACGTAAATAGTATGAAAGATTCTTCTTGTCTATCATGTGGGGAAAGTCGGAGCTTTCCATACTTGTCTTACGAAAATCAAACGAAAACAGCGGTGCTTTGTGGAAGAGACTCTGTACAAATTAGACCGAACACGAACCAAGAAAGAAATCTTGAAGAAATAGAATCGGTATTTGCGGACCAAGGGTTAAAAGTGGATCGAAATCCTTTTCTCTTATCAGTAGAAATTGGTAGTCAACGTCTCGTTTTATTTAAAGATGGGCGAGCGATTGTCCACGGGACAAAAGACATAACGGAAGCAAAAAATATTTATTATCGATATGTAGGGTAG
- a CDS encoding GNAT family N-acetyltransferase — MLKIVGEKIILRSVQKEDIQTLWKLRYGEEDPEFKKWDAPYFPLVRVEYEDFYNRMIGQLESGYDSEMIIEVDGKIIGTVVYYWEHEPSRWMEVGIIIYLPDYWNGGYGTEAIKLWVTHLFKQFPILVRLGYTTWSGNHRMVSVGKKLGMIEEARIRKARIVNDEYYDSVKLGVLREEWQTLHGERVGRIVTL; from the coding sequence ATGTTAAAAATAGTTGGAGAAAAAATTATTCTTAGGTCGGTACAAAAAGAAGATATACAAACTCTTTGGAAATTAAGATATGGAGAAGAGGACCCAGAGTTTAAAAAATGGGATGCACCATACTTTCCATTAGTCCGAGTGGAATATGAAGATTTTTATAATCGGATGATAGGTCAGTTAGAATCGGGTTATGATTCCGAAATGATTATAGAAGTGGATGGTAAAATTATTGGCACCGTTGTTTACTATTGGGAGCACGAGCCTTCCCGATGGATGGAGGTAGGTATTATCATCTATCTTCCTGACTATTGGAATGGTGGATATGGAACGGAGGCTATTAAATTATGGGTCACTCATTTGTTTAAACAATTTCCTATACTAGTTAGATTAGGATATACTACATGGTCAGGAAACCATCGAATGGTGAGTGTTGGAAAAAAACTTGGAATGATAGAGGAAGCTAGAATTAGAAAAGCTCGTATTGTAAACGATGAGTACTATGATTCTGTGAAGCTCGGAGTACTTAGAGAAGAATGGCAAACATTACATGGTGAACGAGTTGGCAGAATAGTAACTTTGTAA
- a CDS encoding thiazole synthase — MLKIGPYEFESRLLLGTGKYPSFEVQKEAVAVSESEILTFAVRRMNIFEPSQPNFLEKLDLEKYTLLPNTAGAKTAEEAVRIAKLAKASGLCDMIKVEVIGCWKTLLPDPVETLKATEELLKEGFIVLPYTSDDVVLARKLEELGSHAIMPGASPIGSGQGIINPLNLSFIIEQSNVPVIVDAGVGSPADAAQAMELGADGVLLNTAVSAAKDPVKMAKAMKLAIEAGRLGFEAGRMEKKRYATASSPTEGMSVS; from the coding sequence ATGTTAAAAATTGGACCATATGAATTTGAATCACGTTTATTATTAGGAACTGGTAAATACCCGAGCTTTGAAGTACAAAAAGAAGCGGTTGCGGTATCCGAATCAGAAATTTTAACGTTTGCGGTACGTCGCATGAACATCTTTGAACCGAGTCAACCAAACTTTTTAGAAAAACTAGACTTAGAGAAATATACGTTACTTCCAAATACTGCTGGGGCAAAAACAGCGGAAGAAGCAGTGCGCATTGCAAAATTAGCAAAAGCGTCTGGATTATGTGACATGATTAAAGTAGAAGTAATTGGCTGCTGGAAAACGTTACTACCAGATCCTGTTGAAACGTTAAAAGCAACAGAAGAGCTTTTAAAAGAAGGGTTTATCGTTTTACCGTACACTTCAGATGATGTTGTACTTGCTCGCAAACTAGAAGAATTAGGTTCACACGCAATAATGCCTGGAGCTTCTCCAATTGGATCTGGTCAAGGAATTATCAATCCGCTCAACTTAAGCTTTATTATCGAGCAATCAAACGTTCCAGTTATTGTGGATGCGGGAGTTGGCTCACCAGCTGATGCTGCTCAGGCGATGGAGTTAGGAGCAGATGGAGTTTTATTAAACACCGCTGTTTCGGCTGCAAAAGACCCAGTGAAAATGGCAAAAGCAATGAAACTAGCAATTGAAGCAGGAAGGTTAGGTTTTGAGGCTGGGCGTATGGAGAAAAAACGTTATGCCACTGCTAGTAGCCCAACTGAAGGAATGAGTGTTAGCTAA
- the thiS gene encoding sulfur carrier protein ThiS, with amino-acid sequence MKVTINGELIELPNDIRTVEDLLAHFHLDQKVVIVEKNRDILQKESHPSVTLAEGDQLELVHFVGGG; translated from the coding sequence ATGAAAGTAACGATAAATGGTGAACTAATAGAGTTACCTAATGATATTAGAACAGTAGAAGATTTGCTAGCACATTTTCACCTTGATCAAAAGGTAGTCATTGTAGAAAAGAACCGAGATATTTTACAAAAAGAATCGCATCCATCAGTTACGTTAGCAGAAGGCGATCAATTAGAATTAGTACATTTTGTAGGAGGCGGATGA
- a CDS encoding S66 family peptidase: MFYPHLREGATIGVTAPSSGVQEVLHSLLDQAQKRLESEGFTVRFGKTVKTQHKAKSAPAKVRADELNAMLQDDGIDTIIPPWGGQLLIEILPYVDFVKMKRKWILGYSDTSVLLLATTLKTGIATAHGTNLVDLRGEYSDETTAMWKQVLQTKAGEAVIQHSSELFQKQWQHGNPTPHIFHLTEKTEWKTVNGKDVTVKGRILGGCVDVIRHLIGTPFGDVKAFQEQFTNGEPILWYFENCELSTTDLRRSIVQMKLAGWFNNCSGVLFGRSPANEPVDGYTVEDVYEEIASELEVPVVYDIDCGHVPPQVTLINGAMAEVEVKEGKGTIIQKFI; encoded by the coding sequence ATGTTTTATCCACATTTACGTGAAGGGGCTACTATTGGAGTCACAGCACCATCTTCTGGTGTGCAAGAAGTTTTACATTCTTTGTTGGATCAGGCACAAAAAAGACTAGAATCAGAAGGATTTACTGTGAGGTTCGGAAAAACAGTAAAAACCCAACATAAAGCAAAGTCTGCACCAGCTAAGGTGAGAGCAGATGAATTAAATGCCATGTTGCAAGACGATGGAATCGATACGATCATCCCACCATGGGGCGGGCAATTGTTGATTGAAATACTGCCGTATGTTGATTTCGTAAAAATGAAGCGAAAATGGATACTCGGATATTCCGATACAAGTGTTTTGTTATTAGCAACGACATTAAAAACAGGGATTGCAACGGCACACGGCACTAACTTAGTAGATTTACGAGGAGAATATTCCGACGAAACAACCGCCATGTGGAAACAAGTGCTACAAACAAAAGCTGGAGAAGCAGTAATTCAACATTCATCAGAGCTTTTCCAAAAACAGTGGCAACACGGCAACCCTACTCCTCACATTTTTCATTTAACCGAAAAAACGGAATGGAAAACAGTGAACGGTAAAGATGTAACCGTGAAAGGTAGAATACTTGGTGGGTGTGTAGATGTTATTCGCCACTTAATTGGTACACCTTTTGGCGATGTGAAAGCATTTCAAGAACAATTCACAAACGGCGAACCGATTCTTTGGTACTTCGAAAACTGTGAGCTTTCGACAACAGACTTAAGAAGGTCGATAGTTCAAATGAAATTAGCAGGTTGGTTTAATAATTGTTCAGGAGTCTTATTCGGAAGAAGTCCAGCAAATGAACCAGTGGACGGGTATACGGTTGAGGATGTATATGAAGAGATAGCTTCTGAACTGGAAGTACCGGTTGTGTATGACATAGATTGCGGGCATGTTCCTCCTCAAGTAACGTTAATTAATGGAGCGATGGCGGAAGTAGAAGTTAAAGAAGGAAAAGGAACGATTATACAAAAGTTTATATAA
- a CDS encoding aldo/keto reductase: MRTMPLQKRNITNSRLVLGCMGFGGGWDNSPFSSEEVLKAEKAVEAALSSGITMFDHADIYTRGKAEKVFGEVLKNNRSLREQMVIQSKCAIRFEDDAGPGRYDFSKEHIINSVDGILARLNIEQLDILLLHRPDPLMEPEVVAETFELLKKEGKVQHFGVSNMNKAQVALLQTYTNESIIVNQLEMSLRKLNWVDQGVLVNQHEGTSAHFTDGFLEYSMEKDIQIQAWSPLGKGVFTGREEEIKTEAERNTAALVARMAEELETTREAIVLGWLMRHPAMIQPVIGTTNPDRIVACQDAVPVSEKMTREQWYNLYVTSRGRRLP, from the coding sequence ATGAGAACAATGCCGTTACAAAAAAGAAATATTACAAACAGTAGATTAGTATTAGGATGCATGGGATTTGGTGGAGGCTGGGACAATTCGCCGTTTTCATCAGAAGAAGTGTTAAAAGCGGAGAAAGCGGTAGAGGCGGCATTATCTTCAGGAATTACGATGTTTGATCATGCTGATATTTATACGAGAGGAAAAGCAGAAAAGGTTTTCGGTGAAGTGTTGAAAAACAATAGAAGCCTACGTGAGCAAATGGTCATTCAAAGTAAATGTGCCATTCGGTTCGAAGATGATGCTGGGCCAGGTCGATATGACTTTTCAAAAGAGCATATTATAAACTCTGTCGATGGTATTCTTGCAAGGTTGAACATTGAACAATTAGATATTTTACTATTACATAGACCAGATCCATTGATGGAACCAGAAGTAGTGGCAGAAACGTTTGAACTTCTGAAAAAAGAAGGGAAAGTACAACACTTCGGTGTTTCCAACATGAATAAAGCACAAGTAGCACTTCTGCAAACGTATACAAACGAATCTATCATCGTAAATCAATTAGAAATGAGTTTGCGCAAATTAAACTGGGTGGACCAAGGTGTATTAGTAAACCAACACGAAGGGACTTCAGCCCATTTCACAGATGGATTTTTAGAATATAGTATGGAAAAAGATATACAAATCCAAGCGTGGTCTCCATTAGGAAAAGGTGTCTTCACCGGTCGAGAGGAAGAAATTAAAACAGAAGCAGAAAGAAATACAGCGGCGTTAGTAGCTAGAATGGCGGAAGAACTAGAAACAACAAGGGAAGCTATCGTACTAGGCTGGTTAATGCGCCATCCTGCAATGATTCAACCTGTCATCGGTACGACAAATCCAGACCGCATTGTAGCTTGTCAAGACGCTGTACCTGTTTCAGAAAAAATGACGAGAGAACAATGGTATAACTTGTACGTTACTTCTAGAGGTAGAAGATTACCATAA
- the thiO gene encoding glycine oxidase ThiO — MNNNWDAIVVGGGVIGNAAAYYLQKSGRNVLLLEKGTVGLGASKAAAGMLGAQVELTEVGPMFELARESRKMFPRLQEELKEMCGIDIELVREGMLKVAKTDEEKVHLQSVIEAQRSFGENTKWLDREETLQMESSLSDSIIGAMDIPNDGHVNPIQLTQAFSKSAVALGATVKEFVEVYSFTELSGKITGVHTNIGDFYGENIVVANGAWSARLLKEANINLPTYPVKGECMSVITERPLIKSTIFSQRCYVVPKSGNRLIIGATSIPNSFSEHVSVEGISSLMQASIDILPDIQRAQFERAWAGIRPQTIDELPFLGVHPTIENVFICTGHYRNGILLSPISGKLIADMMDGRTLPSYLQAFTFERLKGVITT; from the coding sequence ATGAATAACAATTGGGACGCAATCGTTGTTGGTGGTGGAGTGATCGGAAATGCAGCAGCCTACTATTTACAAAAGTCAGGGAGAAACGTCCTTCTTTTAGAAAAAGGAACCGTTGGCCTAGGAGCGTCAAAAGCGGCAGCAGGGATGCTAGGTGCTCAAGTAGAGTTGACGGAAGTTGGACCAATGTTTGAACTAGCAAGGGAAAGTAGAAAAATGTTTCCTAGATTACAAGAAGAGTTAAAAGAGATGTGTGGTATCGATATCGAGCTTGTTAGAGAAGGCATGCTGAAAGTCGCAAAAACAGATGAGGAAAAAGTTCATTTACAATCTGTAATTGAAGCACAACGTTCATTCGGAGAGAATACAAAATGGCTCGACCGTGAGGAAACACTACAAATGGAATCATCATTAAGTGATAGTATCATCGGAGCTATGGACATACCGAATGATGGGCATGTTAACCCTATACAACTTACACAGGCATTTAGCAAAAGTGCGGTCGCCCTCGGTGCAACCGTTAAAGAGTTCGTAGAAGTATATTCGTTCACCGAGTTGAGCGGAAAAATAACAGGTGTTCATACGAATATAGGTGATTTTTATGGGGAAAACATCGTTGTTGCAAATGGAGCTTGGAGTGCCCGTTTATTGAAGGAAGCGAATATAAACCTACCAACCTATCCGGTAAAAGGTGAGTGTATGTCTGTCATTACAGAACGCCCTCTCATTAAAAGTACCATCTTTTCACAACGGTGTTACGTAGTCCCGAAAAGTGGAAACCGTTTAATTATTGGTGCAACTTCTATTCCTAATAGTTTTTCGGAGCATGTTTCAGTTGAGGGAATCTCTTCCTTGATGCAAGCGTCCATAGACATTTTGCCTGATATTCAACGAGCTCAGTTTGAAAGGGCGTGGGCTGGAATACGACCGCAAACGATAGATGAGTTACCGTTTCTTGGAGTGCACCCAACAATAGAAAACGTATTTATCTGCACAGGTCATTATCGGAACGGTATTTTACTATCCCCAATTAGTGGAAAGCTTATTGCGGATATGATGGATGGTCGTACACTACCTTCCTATTTACAGGCGTTTACGTTTGAACGATTGAAAGGAGTGATAACAACATGA
- the thiE gene encoding thiamine phosphate synthase — MNILRKHMQVYFVMGSNNCDRNPEVVLKEALEAGVTCFQYREKGEGAKLGIEKLELGARLKELCNEYEVPFIVNDDVELAIQLDADGVHIGQEDGNITSIREKIGNEKIVGVSTHNVEEALRAVELGADYIGVGPMYFTSTKKDIEEVKGPSVITAIREAGVTLPIVGIGGINISNAKEVMEAGADGVAVISAISKAENVEETVIKLQRG; from the coding sequence ATGAACATCTTAAGAAAACATATGCAAGTATATTTTGTGATGGGTAGTAACAATTGTGATCGTAACCCGGAAGTTGTGCTGAAAGAGGCATTAGAAGCAGGTGTAACATGTTTTCAATATCGAGAAAAAGGCGAAGGAGCTAAACTTGGTATTGAAAAGTTAGAGTTAGGAGCAAGATTAAAAGAGTTGTGTAACGAGTATGAAGTGCCATTTATCGTAAATGATGATGTAGAACTAGCGATACAACTCGATGCCGACGGTGTACATATCGGCCAAGAGGACGGTAACATTACGTCCATTCGGGAAAAGATAGGGAATGAAAAAATAGTCGGTGTTTCTACACATAATGTGGAAGAGGCCTTAAGGGCGGTAGAACTTGGTGCTGACTACATCGGCGTAGGACCGATGTACTTTACTTCAACAAAGAAAGATATTGAAGAAGTGAAAGGACCATCTGTCATAACTGCCATTCGTGAAGCAGGTGTTACGCTTCCAATTGTCGGCATCGGTGGAATTAACATTTCCAATGCAAAAGAAGTGATGGAAGCTGGAGCGGATGGTGTCGCAGTCATATCGGCCATATCAAAAGCGGAAAATGTGGAGGAAACAGTTATAAAACTACAAAGAGGTTGA
- a CDS encoding NUDIX domain-containing protein: MKRIDELKAGVAVIILNGEKQVLLQKRADVKLWGIPSGHIEIGETVSEAAIREVKEETNLDIKIKKLIGVYSEPNSQVFAYPNGKVVHFITTCFLAEITGGELRRNSDESLEIKFFSPDNLPQDLLKMHPRWLKDALSNREMAFIR, encoded by the coding sequence ATGAAAAGAATTGATGAATTAAAAGCAGGTGTAGCAGTTATTATTTTGAATGGGGAAAAACAAGTTTTGTTACAGAAAAGAGCTGATGTAAAGCTATGGGGTATTCCTTCAGGACATATAGAAATTGGAGAAACAGTTTCTGAAGCAGCTATTAGAGAAGTAAAAGAGGAAACTAACTTAGATATAAAAATAAAAAAACTTATTGGTGTGTACTCTGAGCCTAATTCACAGGTGTTTGCATATCCAAATGGTAAAGTAGTACATTTTATAACAACTTGTTTTCTTGCTGAAATTACAGGCGGAGAACTTAGACGTAATTCTGATGAATCACTTGAAATAAAATTTTTCAGTCCAGATAATTTACCGCAAGATTTATTGAAAATGCATCCCCGATGGTTAAAGGATGCTCTTTCTAATAGGGAAATGGCGTTCATTCGTTAA
- a CDS encoding energy-coupling factor transporter transmembrane component T family protein: MQWSLQVNETWLHRVNPSFKLIAIVLLFVAVLFIHNINVLVNMTLFMLLLYITSTGHSWKVKVVLLLPFTILFFSSAVTMILFGKGDTTWFQLGIVHISEESFYRGVHIGLRALVFAFLGLLFALTTKPVLLFYSLMQQWKLPPKYAYSFLASIRLLPIMVEEFFTLQKALKVRGIKQEKGMKAIIQKVTLYSIPLLSQSIRRAHRIAVAMEAKKFSQQKNRTYYYQVKYSKNDVIFTTVLLMVLLISFVSATFFPYFSITDVRY, encoded by the coding sequence ATGCAATGGTCATTACAAGTTAACGAAACGTGGTTGCATCGAGTGAATCCGAGTTTCAAGTTAATAGCAATTGTCCTCCTCTTTGTAGCAGTCCTCTTCATACATAACATAAATGTATTAGTGAATATGACACTATTTATGTTATTGCTCTATATAACGTCAACGGGACATAGTTGGAAGGTAAAGGTCGTTCTTCTCCTACCATTTACCATTCTATTTTTCTCTTCTGCTGTGACGATGATTTTGTTCGGTAAAGGTGATACAACATGGTTTCAATTAGGAATTGTTCACATAAGTGAAGAAAGCTTTTATCGAGGAGTTCATATTGGATTAAGAGCATTAGTGTTTGCGTTTTTAGGTTTACTATTCGCGCTAACAACGAAGCCGGTTCTTTTATTTTATTCTCTTATGCAGCAATGGAAGCTACCGCCAAAGTATGCTTACAGTTTTCTCGCGTCTATTCGGCTCCTGCCAATTATGGTAGAAGAATTTTTTACTTTACAAAAAGCGTTAAAAGTTAGAGGGATTAAACAGGAAAAAGGTATGAAAGCTATCATACAAAAGGTCACTTTATATAGTATACCTTTATTATCACAAAGCATCAGAAGGGCGCATCGAATCGCAGTGGCGATGGAAGCAAAAAAATTTTCACAACAAAAAAATCGCACCTATTATTATCAAGTAAAGTACTCAAAAAATGACGTAATATTTACAACAGTTTTATTAATGGTATTACTTATCTCTTTTGTTTCAGCTACCTTTTTCCCTTACTTTTCGATAACGGATGTTAGATATTAA